In the genome of Clostridium cylindrosporum DSM 605, one region contains:
- a CDS encoding ASKHA domain-containing protein, producing MPKISIKNQNKVFEYIQGKNLLELLVENNIFVDNPCNGKGLCGKCKIRLIEGNLSDLSETEEKFLKEEELRSGIRLACLVTPYDDITIEILQKERKHEILTTGYIPSFEYRPSISKRVVEIKKPNLDDQTPFEDSLCRAFDIQHIDWNILKQSEVTYGIVTGVFNGENLIGIELGDTSDVLYGIAIDIGTTTVVTALINMNTGEEITTASMINPQKKFGLDVLTRITYELENPKNAKEELQSAIVNSINDMIEDMCNKTKIDKKHIYEISIAANCTMMHFLLGIDTSSIGKSPYVPVFSRSKNIPAKDIGLKASVGARLYCLPSVSSYIGADIVAGAYVCGLHKALENVLFIDIGTNGEIVLSNQGKMLSCSCAAGPALEGMNISSGMRAAEGAIEDVKISEKGIELQVIGSKEPIGVCGSGILAAVKELIRVGLVKKQGAFIKKEKLESSDYRYDMINLDGSKREFILSENPERLLITQGDVRQVQLAKGAILSGFYALLKKAGIDINDLDKVIIAGQFGAHLPVDSLVGIGILPEEVKDKLSYVGNSSKTGAYMALMSQDVKGEIEDLAQKMDYMELGASQGYERLFAECLIFPS from the coding sequence ATGCCTAAGATTTCCATTAAGAATCAAAATAAAGTATTTGAATATATTCAAGGTAAGAATTTATTGGAACTTCTAGTAGAGAATAATATTTTTGTTGATAATCCATGTAATGGTAAAGGGCTATGTGGTAAATGTAAGATTAGACTTATAGAAGGAAACCTATCTGATTTATCCGAAACAGAGGAGAAGTTCCTAAAGGAAGAGGAATTAAGGTCAGGAATAAGACTAGCCTGTCTTGTAACACCTTATGATGATATCACAATCGAAATTTTACAAAAGGAAAGAAAACATGAAATATTAACTACTGGATATATACCAAGCTTTGAATATAGACCTTCAATCTCTAAACGGGTAGTTGAAATTAAAAAGCCTAACCTAGATGATCAAACTCCATTTGAGGATTCTTTATGCAGGGCATTTGATATTCAGCATATAGATTGGAATATATTAAAGCAAAGTGAAGTCACATATGGAATTGTAACTGGAGTTTTCAATGGAGAGAACTTAATTGGAATTGAATTAGGTGATACTAGTGATGTTCTTTATGGGATTGCTATTGATATAGGAACCACAACTGTTGTAACAGCACTTATAAATATGAATACAGGTGAAGAAATTACAACAGCATCAATGATTAATCCTCAAAAGAAGTTTGGTCTTGACGTTCTAACTAGAATAACCTATGAACTTGAAAATCCAAAGAATGCAAAGGAAGAACTTCAATCTGCAATTGTAAATTCTATTAATGACATGATTGAAGATATGTGTAACAAAACTAAAATAGATAAAAAACATATTTATGAGATTTCTATTGCAGCAAATTGTACAATGATGCATTTTCTTTTAGGGATTGATACATCCTCTATAGGAAAATCTCCATATGTGCCGGTATTCTCAAGGTCAAAGAATATACCAGCGAAGGATATAGGACTTAAGGCATCTGTTGGTGCAAGGCTTTATTGTCTTCCATCGGTTTCTTCCTATATAGGTGCGGATATTGTAGCAGGTGCATATGTATGTGGATTACATAAAGCCTTAGAAAATGTTCTATTTATAGATATTGGAACCAATGGAGAAATTGTATTATCAAATCAAGGAAAAATGTTATCATGTTCCTGTGCAGCAGGGCCAGCACTTGAAGGGATGAATATAAGTTCAGGTATGAGGGCTGCAGAGGGAGCAATTGAAGATGTAAAAATCAGTGAAAAGGGAATTGAACTTCAAGTTATAGGTAGTAAAGAACCTATAGGTGTATGTGGTAGTGGGATATTAGCCGCTGTAAAAGAGTTAATTCGTGTAGGCCTGGTGAAGAAGCAAGGAGCATTTATAAAGAAGGAAAAGCTAGAAAGTTCTGATTATCGATATGATATGATTAATTTAGATGGAAGCAAAAGAGAGTTTATTCTAAGCGAAAACCCTGAAAGACTGTTAATTACACAGGGAGATGTTCGTCAGGTTCAACTAGCAAAGGGAGCTATACTTTCTGGATTTTATGCACTTCTTAAGAAGGCAGGTATTGACATAAATGACCTTGATAAGGTTATTATTGCAGGACAGTTTGGAGCACACCTGCCAGTTGATAGCTTAGTTGGTATAGGCATATTACCAGAGGAGGTAAAAGACAAACTATCATATGTAGGTAATTCCTCTAAAACAGGAGCATATATGGCTCTTATGTCTCAAGATGTAAAAGGTGAAATTGAAGATTTGGCTCAAAAGATGGATTATATGGAACTTGGAGCATCACAAGGGTATGAAAGACTTTTTGCTGAGTGTCTTATATTTCCAAGCTAA
- a CDS encoding methylcobamide:CoM methyltransferase MtbA translates to MLSPKERLNKVFTKEEVDRPPCICPGGMMNMVTTELMDEVGISLPAAHSDAQMMADLARAVYEKGCFENFGVPFCMTVEAEELGAKVDMGSNIYEPHVVEYAINSVNEWTTLSKINFEDGRSKVVLDAIKILKSKKDDVPIIGNLTGPISTASSIIEPVVFYKQLRKSNKEAHEFLEFVTDELILFAKKQIEAGADIIAISDPSGTGEILGPKLFEEFAVKYLNKLIHSIQKENIATIVHICGQMKNVYSEVNKVRSNVLSFDSMVSIKEARKNLGDRLLMGNVSTYTIEFGEANKIAQLTQRCVEDGSNIISPACGLGMKSPLKNIRSMIESLTKGDAISDA, encoded by the coding sequence ATGTTATCGCCAAAGGAGAGATTAAACAAGGTCTTTACAAAGGAAGAGGTTGATAGACCACCATGTATTTGCCCAGGTGGAATGATGAACATGGTAACAACAGAATTAATGGATGAAGTAGGAATCAGCTTACCTGCAGCACATAGTGATGCACAAATGATGGCGGATTTAGCGAGAGCAGTATATGAAAAAGGGTGCTTTGAAAACTTTGGAGTTCCATTTTGTATGACTGTAGAAGCTGAGGAGCTTGGTGCGAAGGTTGATATGGGAAGTAATATTTACGAGCCACATGTTGTAGAGTATGCAATTAATTCTGTTAATGAATGGACAACTCTTTCAAAGATTAATTTTGAGGATGGAAGATCAAAGGTTGTACTTGATGCAATCAAAATCTTAAAGTCTAAGAAAGATGATGTTCCGATTATAGGGAACCTTACAGGACCAATAAGTACAGCAAGCTCTATAATCGAGCCTGTTGTATTTTATAAGCAGCTTAGAAAAAGCAATAAAGAGGCCCATGAATTCCTTGAGTTTGTAACTGATGAATTAATTTTATTTGCAAAGAAGCAAATTGAAGCTGGTGCAGATATAATTGCGATTTCTGACCCTAGTGGTACTGGTGAGATTTTAGGACCAAAACTATTTGAAGAGTTTGCAGTTAAATATTTAAATAAGCTAATCCACAGTATACAAAAAGAAAATATAGCTACAATTGTGCATATATGTGGTCAAATGAAAAATGTATATAGTGAGGTAAATAAGGTAAGAAGTAATGTTCTAAGTTTTGATTCTATGGTTAGTATCAAGGAGGCTAGAAAGAACCTAGGTGATAGGCTTCTTATGGGGAATGTAAGTACCTACACAATTGAGTTTGGTGAGGCGAATAAAATCGCACAGCTTACTCAAAGGTGTGTAGAGGATGGTTCTAATATAATATCTCCAGCCTGTGGACTTGGAATGAAATCTCCTCTGAAAAACATAAGATCAATGATTGAATCCTTAACAAAAGGAGATGCAATCAGCGATGCCTAA
- a CDS encoding corrinoid protein, with product MSVSKEELLKRLSDGVVEMEEEDVIEASNEYVEAGYPIFEGIMQGLVDGMNRASQLYDDEEYFVTDILLCSDAMYEGLSILRPHLPENEVLEEKPKGVIGVVEGDTHDIGKNLVKIMLETAGFDMIDLGRDVPLQSFVDKAREVNAAFVCLSTLMTTTMGGMGTVIELLKEAGIRDEVKVVIGGGPISKKFSDQIGADGYSANAVEAVKLVKRLLEIA from the coding sequence ATGTCAGTATCAAAGGAAGAATTATTAAAAAGACTATCAGATGGCGTAGTTGAAATGGAAGAAGAAGATGTAATTGAAGCAAGCAATGAATATGTAGAGGCTGGATATCCTATATTCGAAGGTATAATGCAAGGACTTGTAGATGGTATGAACCGTGCAAGTCAGTTATATGACGATGAGGAGTATTTTGTAACAGATATATTACTATGTTCAGATGCAATGTATGAAGGATTATCAATTTTAAGACCTCATCTTCCAGAAAATGAAGTATTAGAAGAAAAGCCAAAGGGTGTAATCGGAGTTGTAGAGGGAGATACCCATGATATAGGTAAGAATCTAGTTAAGATAATGCTTGAAACAGCTGGATTTGATATGATTGACTTAGGTAGAGATGTTCCACTGCAAAGTTTCGTTGATAAGGCTAGGGAAGTTAATGCAGCATTCGTATGTTTATCAACACTTATGACAACAACAATGGGTGGAATGGGAACTGTAATAGAACTTTTAAAAGAAGCCGGAATAAGAGATGAGGTTAAAGTTGTTATAGGTGGAGGACCAATCTCTAAAAAATTCTCTGATCAAATTGGTGCAGATGGATACTCTGCAAATGCAGTTGAGGCAGTTAAATTAGTAAAAAGATTACTTGAAATAGCATAG
- a CDS encoding uroporphyrinogen decarboxylase family protein: protein MHKDDKMTPNERLMAFMTGKPMDRLLAMPVVCSMSGLALGMTHKEKRSTALNEAKAQIACYERFGNDLTIVEYGLHGVGAALGSVMSDPEDAVPAIIKYAIDDLNDVDKLDMSKLKLENDEAFQLHIDAAKIIIEKIGNEVPTGVLISGPFTAAASIYKVENLLRATRKNPEKLHELIKFCTEGLKMIYREFIKAGCIILLCDPIASGTILHRKQYLDFVLPYTIDLMKDIHDANGTVCYHICGDTTSIVGDMVKSGCDMISVDNRVDLAYTKEVIGDKVPILGNVDPVEVMYLGNTDDVDSAVKTCLQKAYDSPTGYILASGCDLSGDIPLENIDQFMASARKYGKWPLDPKNFS, encoded by the coding sequence ATGCACAAGGATGATAAAATGACGCCAAATGAACGTCTGATGGCATTTATGACAGGAAAGCCTATGGATAGACTTCTAGCTATGCCTGTTGTTTGCTCAATGTCTGGACTAGCATTAGGTATGACACATAAGGAAAAAAGAAGTACCGCTTTAAATGAAGCAAAAGCTCAAATTGCTTGTTATGAAAGATTTGGGAATGATTTAACAATTGTGGAATATGGTCTACATGGTGTAGGAGCTGCTCTAGGTAGTGTGATGAGTGATCCAGAGGATGCGGTTCCAGCAATTATAAAATATGCAATAGATGATCTAAATGATGTTGACAAACTAGATATGTCAAAATTAAAGCTAGAAAATGATGAAGCATTTCAGCTTCATATTGATGCAGCAAAAATTATAATAGAAAAAATAGGGAATGAGGTTCCAACTGGAGTCCTAATTTCTGGTCCTTTTACAGCAGCAGCTAGTATATATAAGGTAGAAAATCTTTTAAGAGCAACTAGAAAAAACCCTGAAAAACTACATGAATTAATTAAGTTTTGTACTGAAGGATTAAAAATGATTTATAGAGAGTTTATTAAGGCGGGTTGTATTATACTATTATGCGATCCAATTGCATCAGGAACAATTCTTCATAGAAAACAATATTTAGATTTTGTTTTACCATATACAATTGACTTAATGAAGGATATTCATGATGCAAACGGAACAGTTTGTTATCACATTTGTGGGGACACAACTTCAATCGTAGGAGATATGGTAAAGTCAGGCTGCGACATGATAAGTGTTGATAATAGAGTAGATTTAGCATATACAAAGGAAGTAATAGGAGATAAGGTTCCTATTCTTGGTAACGTAGATCCTGTAGAAGTTATGTATTTAGGAAATACTGATGATGTAGATTCAGCAGTAAAGACTTGTTTACAAAAGGCATATGACAGTCCAACAGGATATATTCTTGCATCAGGATGTGATCTTTCAGGGGATATTCCTTTAGAAAATATTGACCAATTTATGGCCTCAGCTAGAAAGTATGGAAAATGGCCACTAGACCCTAAAAACTTTTCATAA
- a CDS encoding methylcobamide--CoM methyltransferase has translation MAKIIDFKCTYDNSVGISKEVTQKTDLKFPEAYTKFDSMAILSRELKKEDNANFCQLPFCHTVEGEALGGIVNLGDENIGPRAKDYICTSSQEILNLPEIDFSKGRISEVLKACKSLREEGENVVLYISGPFTIMNVLIDPRHIFKTFRKDPEMMQRIFDKFQNEILRFVLEAKKVGVNMISYGDSSGGLNILGPKFSEQVVEMFTYPLLKEIEEIIDDETIVLLCPKTSLALLGTEKAKWEDIDLKEVIKYPDACVKVIGRAKFAGQMCIKNKEFELKNGIIKTIKLF, from the coding sequence ATGGCTAAAATAATTGACTTTAAGTGTACCTATGATAATTCCGTTGGAATTAGTAAAGAAGTAACACAAAAAACTGATTTGAAATTTCCAGAAGCTTATACTAAGTTTGATAGCATGGCAATCCTTTCAAGGGAATTAAAGAAAGAGGACAATGCAAACTTTTGTCAGCTGCCATTTTGTCATACTGTTGAAGGAGAGGCTTTAGGTGGAATTGTTAATCTTGGAGATGAGAACATAGGGCCAAGGGCTAAGGATTATATATGTACATCCTCACAGGAGATACTTAATTTACCTGAAATTGATTTTTCAAAGGGACGTATATCAGAAGTTCTAAAGGCTTGTAAAAGCCTAAGGGAAGAGGGAGAAAATGTAGTTTTATATATTTCGGGTCCATTTACAATAATGAATGTTCTAATTGACCCACGTCACATTTTTAAGACATTTAGAAAAGACCCTGAAATGATGCAAAGAATATTTGATAAGTTTCAAAATGAAATATTAAGGTTCGTTTTGGAAGCTAAAAAAGTAGGAGTTAATATGATTAGCTATGGAGACTCCTCAGGAGGACTTAATATACTAGGTCCAAAGTTTTCGGAGCAGGTAGTAGAAATGTTTACTTATCCTCTACTAAAAGAAATAGAAGAAATAATTGATGATGAAACTATAGTTTTGCTTTGTCCTAAAACTTCATTGGCACTACTTGGAACAGAGAAGGCCAAATGGGAGGATATTGATCTTAAAGAAGTTATTAAATATCCTGATGCCTGTGTAAAAGTAATTGGTAGGGCAAAGTTTGCTGGGCAAATGTGTATAAAAAATAAAGAATTTGAATTAAAGAATGGAATAATTAAAACAATTAAATTGTTTTAA
- a CDS encoding CobW family GTP-binding protein, producing the protein MSININIISGFLGAGKTTFLKKIIPNLGGKIALIENEFGSMGIDGDLIDNKLPIKEIYAGCICCSLVKDFKKAIEELSIEYKPDYILIEPSGVGNLSDIIKVCKKISENSNFNIKINRLITIVDISSFEDYIEGFGEFYLDQIKNAHIIFLSHFDKIDDIKVQEVISKIKLYNKSAFIMNEDWHSYSGEKIVDILSSIDIEEVESNEETTSIPANKVFSTLSVSKPRVFRVEEIDSVLASLGSKEYGFIFRAKGILKLDTNRVISFDFTPHHFDWRYLDEDKETKVAIIGSELNSEKILECFNKSTGGIQWLK; encoded by the coding sequence GTGAGTATTAATATAAATATAATTTCTGGGTTTCTAGGAGCTGGAAAAACTACATTTCTAAAAAAAATAATCCCAAACTTAGGAGGAAAAATCGCACTTATAGAAAACGAGTTTGGAAGTATGGGGATTGATGGAGATCTTATTGATAACAAGCTTCCTATTAAAGAAATCTACGCTGGATGTATTTGTTGTAGTTTAGTAAAAGACTTTAAAAAGGCTATAGAAGAACTTTCTATAGAATACAAACCGGATTATATATTAATAGAACCATCTGGTGTTGGGAATCTATCAGATATTATAAAGGTTTGCAAGAAAATAAGTGAAAACTCAAATTTTAATATAAAAATAAATCGATTAATAACTATTGTAGATATAAGTTCATTTGAAGATTATATAGAAGGCTTTGGTGAATTTTATCTAGATCAAATTAAAAATGCTCATATCATTTTCTTAAGTCATTTTGACAAAATAGATGACATCAAGGTTCAAGAAGTAATTTCCAAAATAAAACTATATAATAAGTCAGCATTTATTATGAATGAAGATTGGCATTCATATTCTGGAGAAAAAATAGTTGATATATTAAGCTCAATTGATATTGAAGAAGTTGAATCTAATGAAGAGACAACCTCAATTCCAGCTAATAAAGTTTTTAGTACTTTATCAGTTTCAAAGCCTAGAGTTTTTAGAGTTGAAGAGATTGACAGTGTCTTAGCTTCACTAGGTAGCAAGGAGTATGGGTTTATTTTCAGAGCTAAGGGTATCTTGAAGCTTGATACCAATAGGGTTATTAGCTTTGATTTTACTCCACATCATTTTGATTGGAGATACTTAGACGAAGATAAGGAAACAAAAGTAGCTATTATTGGTAGTGAATTAAATAGTGAGAAAATATTAGAATGTTTTAATAAAAGTACAGGGGGGATACAATGGCTAAAATAA
- a CDS encoding DUF2935 domain-containing protein → MITKQKFIIQSLELNLFFLRIMKEHSIFLEAAFVCKDKNLIAQADAFKNEFTKLLSSAINLSDGVIPSRVLQGNEIVTKYTLEAEKATQFVSGVSIDSSITSRELSLSSNNSNKNICTLTDQVYKLNHHSIAATKMIAEFKIKLKNNVLCCNTFTTAYPLLIDHILREAIFFAKLLTRLQNGDEIDIRKDIIEQETFWNRIMSEHSFFIRGFLDPTEVELFDIANNFGKEFEVLRKEASDINKSSFDISTLTEHTLKSTTKLRDFKAQGTEGLLNCKIKSIILPLLGDHVLREANHYLNLLKSYTEV, encoded by the coding sequence ATGATAACTAAACAAAAGTTTATTATTCAATCTTTAGAACTAAATTTATTTTTTCTAAGAATAATGAAGGAACACTCCATATTCTTGGAAGCAGCATTTGTATGTAAAGATAAAAACTTAATTGCACAAGCTGATGCCTTTAAAAATGAATTTACAAAACTACTTTCTAGTGCCATAAACTTATCCGATGGAGTTATCCCTTCAAGGGTATTACAAGGAAATGAAATCGTAACTAAGTATACATTAGAAGCAGAGAAGGCCACACAATTTGTAAGTGGGGTTTCTATAGACTCAAGTATAACTTCTAGAGAACTTTCATTGTCATCTAATAATAGCAATAAAAACATATGTACCCTTACAGATCAAGTTTATAAGTTAAATCATCATTCAATAGCAGCAACTAAAATGATTGCAGAGTTTAAGATTAAACTTAAAAATAATGTATTATGCTGCAATACCTTCACTACAGCTTATCCTCTATTAATAGATCATATACTTAGAGAAGCAATATTTTTTGCCAAGTTATTAACAAGATTACAAAATGGTGATGAAATTGATATAAGAAAAGATATAATTGAACAGGAAACATTCTGGAATAGAATCATGTCAGAACATTCCTTCTTTATTAGAGGATTCTTAGACCCTACTGAAGTAGAGTTATTTGATATAGCTAATAATTTTGGTAAAGAGTTTGAGGTTCTAAGAAAAGAAGCCTCCGATATTAACAAGTCTTCATTTGATATTTCTACTCTTACTGAGCATACTTTAAAATCTACAACTAAACTCAGAGATTTTAAGGCTCAGGGAACTGAAGGTCTTTTAAACTGTAAGATTAAATCAATAATTCTTCCTCTATTAGGTGATCATGTTCTTAGGGAGGCAAATCATTATCTAAACCTTTTAAAATCCTATACTGAGGTATAA
- a CDS encoding MFS transporter, with protein sequence MEKENKKVNFVLVMIVYLAGIFMGAIDTGIITPARTVIQNNLMVDEKTGIWMITIYTLAYAASIPIMGKLADKYGRKYVYLVSIFLFGLGSLFCGLAQDFSSFTVLIIARAVQAIGGGGIVPIATAEFGTTFPKEKRGMALGLVGGVYGIANIFGASAGSAILDIFGKDNWQFIFYINIPITLFILIAGFYTLQNTKEVNVKKIDILGISILTIMVLSLLYGLKNIDFFNFKGTLVSSSVYPYLLVFIVLLPIFIFIEKKAEDPVMNLTFFTNSRIIITLVLAFITGVVLMGMIFVPQFSENALKIASGSGGYFVIILGLFAGVGAPVSGKLIDRFGARVVIGFGFIVSIIGSLYLILVAANTPSSLNVVVSLILIGIGMGFTIGAPLNYMMLENTKLEESNSALATLSLIRSIGTAIAPAIMVGFIAHAGANVQTSVMESLPREIELPALPYAKELTNEINKLKANPVMREKLKNINFPDFTSMNKIEINISGSGDYKISKDLLEFMKTSDVTTITKNTKILASSIFNEMTPKIVSNIQGRIQSGIDAMKYSVKDMYKEVPNIPKGYDKTGQENNYVNLVGNPINDTINKMNKLKEGVPGAFETAKKNYLAKIDNRKDTVENKFQMVINNGFKQVYTIVVISSFAALIILIFYKKKAVE encoded by the coding sequence ATGGAAAAGGAGAATAAAAAAGTCAATTTTGTATTAGTTATGATAGTTTATCTAGCAGGTATATTCATGGGTGCAATTGATACAGGAATTATAACACCTGCAAGAACAGTAATCCAGAACAATTTAATGGTAGATGAAAAAACAGGAATATGGATGATAACAATTTATACCCTTGCCTATGCTGCGAGTATTCCTATTATGGGAAAGCTTGCTGATAAGTATGGGAGAAAGTATGTTTATCTTGTAAGTATTTTCTTGTTTGGATTAGGTTCTTTATTCTGTGGTTTGGCTCAGGACTTTTCAAGCTTTACAGTTCTAATTATTGCAAGAGCAGTTCAAGCAATTGGAGGTGGAGGAATTGTTCCTATTGCAACTGCTGAATTCGGGACAACATTTCCAAAGGAAAAGCGTGGAATGGCACTTGGACTTGTAGGTGGAGTTTATGGAATTGCTAATATTTTTGGTGCATCTGCAGGAAGTGCAATACTAGATATATTCGGAAAAGATAACTGGCAATTTATTTTTTATATCAATATACCTATAACCCTGTTCATACTTATTGCTGGGTTTTATACTTTACAGAACACAAAGGAAGTTAATGTTAAGAAAATTGATATTTTAGGAATATCTATTTTAACAATAATGGTTCTTTCACTATTATACGGACTTAAGAATATAGACTTCTTTAATTTTAAAGGTACGTTAGTTAGCAGTTCTGTATATCCATACTTACTAGTTTTCATTGTTTTACTTCCTATTTTCATATTTATAGAGAAAAAAGCAGAGGATCCAGTTATGAATCTGACTTTCTTTACAAATTCAAGAATTATAATTACTCTTGTTTTAGCATTTATAACAGGTGTTGTATTAATGGGGATGATTTTTGTTCCTCAGTTCTCCGAAAATGCATTGAAAATAGCCTCAGGTAGTGGAGGGTACTTTGTAATTATACTTGGTTTATTTGCTGGAGTTGGCGCTCCTGTTTCAGGAAAGTTAATTGATAGGTTTGGAGCAAGAGTAGTTATAGGATTTGGATTTATAGTATCCATTATTGGTTCACTATACCTTATATTGGTGGCAGCAAATACTCCAAGTAGTCTAAATGTGGTTGTAAGTTTAATTCTAATTGGTATAGGAATGGGATTTACAATAGGTGCTCCATTAAACTATATGATGCTAGAAAATACAAAGTTAGAGGAGTCTAACTCAGCCCTTGCAACACTTTCTCTAATTCGCTCAATAGGAACAGCTATTGCTCCGGCTATAATGGTAGGTTTTATTGCCCATGCAGGTGCAAATGTTCAAACAAGTGTTATGGAATCTCTTCCAAGGGAAATTGAACTACCTGCTCTTCCATATGCTAAAGAACTTACAAATGAAATAAATAAGTTAAAGGCTAATCCAGTAATGAGAGAAAAACTTAAAAATATTAATTTTCCTGATTTTACTTCAATGAATAAGATTGAAATTAATATAAGTGGTAGTGGTGACTATAAAATATCTAAGGATTTATTGGAATTTATGAAAACCTCAGATGTAACCACAATTACAAAAAACACTAAGATTCTTGCAAGTAGTATCTTTAATGAAATGACACCAAAAATAGTATCAAATATTCAAGGTAGGATACAAAGTGGAATAGACGCTATGAAATATAGTGTTAAGGATATGTATAAAGAAGTACCTAATATTCCAAAAGGATATGATAAAACAGGGCAAGAAAATAACTATGTGAATTTAGTTGGAAACCCAATAAACGATACAATTAATAAGATGAATAAGCTTAAAGAAGGGGTTCCAGGTGCATTTGAAACTGCAAAAAAGAATTATTTAGCTAAAATTGATAATCGTAAAGATACTGTAGAAAATAAGTTTCAAATGGTTATTAACAATGGATTTAAGCAAGTATATACGATAGTTGTTATTTCTTCATTTGCTGCATTGATTATTTTAATCTTTTATAAAAAGAAAGCTGTAGAATAA
- a CDS encoding MarR family winged helix-turn-helix transcriptional regulator, whose amino-acid sequence MLMNKLSIIVRQYHVFSIRELQEFDIGHAEQAILMFLRGSENVNQEAIASYFTLDKGAVAKTLSKLEKKEYIKRVTNLENQREKLISLDSKGREIIDYMMKMNEEWINSVFKGLSQSDIEHLEKNASIIAANAIKVVNKE is encoded by the coding sequence ATGCTAATGAATAAGCTTTCAATTATAGTTAGGCAGTACCATGTTTTTTCTATTAGAGAATTACAGGAATTTGACATAGGGCATGCTGAACAAGCAATACTTATGTTTTTAAGAGGCAGTGAAAATGTAAATCAAGAAGCAATTGCAAGCTATTTTACTCTCGATAAAGGTGCAGTTGCAAAAACATTAAGTAAGCTTGAAAAAAAGGAGTATATAAAAAGGGTTACTAACCTTGAAAACCAAAGAGAAAAATTAATTTCATTAGATAGTAAAGGAAGAGAAATTATTGATTATATGATGAAAATGAATGAGGAGTGGATTAACTCTGTCTTTAAGGGGTTAAGCCAATCTGATATTGAACATCTAGAAAAAAATGCATCAATAATAGCAGCGAATGCAATAAAGGTAGTAAATAAAGAATAG
- a CDS encoding glucose 1-dehydrogenase, whose amino-acid sequence MRLKGKTAIVTGASSGMGRDIAYYFAKEGANVLAVARRSEKLNELVKETKSFEGKTVAYSADITNKEKVEGMIDESIKLFGKLDILVNNAGIMDNMSGVAEINDEMWDKVMSLNVKSPFLAMRKAVNYFKEVGGGVIINVSSIGGLYGCRAGAVYTASKHAVVGLTKNPAFMYEKGNIRCNAICPGGIETEVGFGEFMKNINKEGAARCMTGIATNPRMGKGSEIATVAVFLASDDSSFINGQCIAVDGGWTAY is encoded by the coding sequence ATGAGATTAAAAGGAAAAACAGCAATTGTAACAGGTGCAAGTTCAGGTATGGGAAGGGATATTGCCTATTATTTCGCAAAAGAAGGAGCTAATGTACTTGCAGTAGCCCGTCGTAGTGAAAAATTAAATGAACTTGTAAAGGAGACAAAAAGCTTTGAGGGTAAAACTGTAGCTTACTCTGCGGATATTACAAATAAAGAAAAAGTAGAAGGAATGATTGATGAGTCTATAAAGTTATTTGGTAAACTTGATATTTTAGTTAATAATGCAGGAATTATGGATAATATGAGTGGTGTTGCTGAAATAAATGATGAAATGTGGGATAAGGTTATGAGTCTAAATGTTAAGTCCCCATTTTTAGCAATGAGAAAAGCAGTTAACTACTTTAAAGAAGTTGGTGGTGGCGTAATAATTAACGTATCATCAATCGGTGGTTTATATGGATGTAGAGCAGGTGCTGTGTATACAGCAAGTAAACATGCAGTAGTCGGACTAACTAAAAACCCAGCTTTCATGTATGAAAAGGGTAATATAAGATGTAATGCAATATGCCCTGGAGGTATAGAAACTGAAGTTGGATTTGGAGAATTTATGAAGAATATTAATAAAGAGGGTGCAGCACGATGTATGACAGGAATAGCTACTAATCCTCGAATGGGTAAAGGTTCTGAAATTGCTACAGTTGCTGTATTTTTGGCAAGTGATGATTCTTCATTTATAAATGGGCAATGTATAGCTGTTGATGGTGGATGGACAGCATACTAA